TGGCCGGCCGGCACCCCGAACCTGACCGAAAACTCGTCCGAACGGCATTGAGCATCGCCGCCCCTTCCTGCGTATCGTCTTGTGAGGGGTCTAGGCACGCTGGTGAGAGGCGGCTCAGAGCGATGACTCATAGTTTTCGTACGGACACGCATGCCCCCTACTACGACGAAGAACCGTCCTGGCGGGACAACATCAGCCAGTACGCCCTACTGCCGTTGCGCATCTTCCTCGGTGTCACTTTCATCTACGCCGGCCTGGACAAACTGACCGACAGCGCCTTCATGAAGGGCTCCGGAGCGGGTTCCGTGGGCGACATGATGCGCTCGGTGCGGGACTCCTCGGCCGTCCCCGCGCTGATCGACCTGTCCCTGAAGAACCCCGTCGGCTTCGGCTACGCCATCGCCTTCGGTGAACTCGCGGTCGGCATCGGTACCCTGCTCGGCATCCTCGCCCGCCTGGCCGCACTGGGCGGCGCGCTGATCTCGCTCAGCCTGTGGCTGACGGTGAGCTGGGCCTCCGATCCCTACTACTACGGCAATGACCTCGCCTATCTGATGGCCTGGCTGCCCCTCGTCCTCGCGGGCGCCGCTGTGTTCTCCGTGGACGCCGCCTTGCGCACCCGACGACGGCAACGGGCGGGAGGCTACCGGTAGCTCCGGTCGGCGGAGCTACCGGCGGCGGTGGTACGGCCGCCTCCGTGCAAGGTCCCGTGCTCCCCTGTGCCGTGCCTCAGCGCGGTGCGGGGGGCGGGGCCGTCCGGTCGCTCTCGGCCGGTGTGCCTGCGCGGCGGCTTCCGCGTCGGTTGCGTACGGTCCGGGTCAGGAGGCCCACCGCACCTGCCAGACAGAGGCCGCCCACGACCATCGGGATCACCGCGAACCACGGGGTTTCCCAGGCATCGCCGGCGTCGCCGACGTAGGTGATGCCCGCGACGGTGAGGAAGAGGCCGGCGACCAGCCTTCCCGGCTGGAACTCATGACGCAGCACGGCGCACCTCCGCCTGGCCGATGCCCACCCGCAGGTCGAGGTCGAGTGTGCCGGCGCTCTTGGTGCCCGAAGTCGGTGACAGGGTGATCTCCTTGTGCTTGCCCGGTTCCACGTCCACGTCCGCCTGCTCGTCGCCGGGCAACTGCATGTCGCCCACTCCCACGTCGATGCTCGCCTTCACGGTCACCTCCGGCGGCACGATCACCACCAGACGGCCGACGCCCACGTCGGCCTGGGCCGCCACCGTCCTGCCCTTGGCGACGTCGAGGTGGGTCAGGTCCAAGGTGCCCACGCCGGTGCCGAGTTCGTAGTCCTGGCGGACGTCCGTCACCGCCGCCGGTGTCCAGGTCGTACGGACCCAGTGCGTGGTGACGTCCCTCGGGAGGGCGGCGGACGTGGCCAGCAGGCCCGCCGTGATGATCGCGAGGAAGACCGACCCCGCTCCTGTGCGGCCCAGGAAGGAACTGACGGCCATGCCCAGGCCGAAGACGATCAGAGCGCAGGCCAGGCCCGTCTGAAGACTGGTGCCGAGAGGGTGCCGCTCCCAGGTCGCTGTCGTGCCTACGGCGCCGGCCAGCAGGGCGAGCAGGAAGACCCAGCCGCCTATCCAGCGCGGACCGCGGGGCGTGGGCTGACGGACGAGAGCCGCACGGGTGTCCTCGCGACGGCTCCAAGGGATGCCGAGGCCGATGGAGACGGCCGCCGCGATGTCGCGTTCCCGGGAGTCCCTCGGGCCCCACAGATACCCCGTGCCGCCGACGTGGGTGCCGTCCTTGACGATGGGGTCGCGCCACCAGGAGTGGGAGCCGACGGGCACCGGGGGGGCCTGGGCTTCCGGCGGGGCGTCGGCGACGGCCTGGGCGGAGAGCGGGTCCGGGTCGGGGGTGCCGCGGTTGCGTGACCAGTAACCGGCTCCCGCGAGGAGCAGGGAGAGGACGACGGCGAAGGTCAGCACGCCGGTGTTGCTCAGCATGGTGAGGAACACTCCGCAGCCGACCAGCGCGAACAGCACGCCGGTGAGGGCCTGGCCGTCCACCCGGCCGGTGAGCAGCTTGCGCACCTCGTTCTCGTCCTCGTCCTCGTACGGGACGAGGAGCCAGGCGAAGCCGTAGAAGATGAGGCCGATGCCTCCGGTCGCCGACAGCACGGTCAGCGTGATCCGGAAGATCACCGGGTCCATGTCGCACTGCCGCCCGAGCCCGGCACACACCCCGGCGAGCACCTTGTGCGGCCGGTCCCGCCGGAAACGGAGGGGAGTGGGGGCGGGGGTGGGGTCCTGGGCTGTGCCCGGGGCCGGGGTGCCCGGGTTGGCGGGTTTGCCGGGGGGATTCCGTTCGTCCGTCGGCTCCGCGCCGAAGGGCGGCCTGCCTCCCCTCGTACCCGCTGCCGTGCCCGCTGTCGTGCCTCCTTCTTTGCGCGCGCCCGCCCGCCCGTGTGCGCGGGAGCGCTCGCCGGTGTCGGCGGGCGGGCCCGCGCCCGGGCCTGTGCTCGGGTCCGGGCCTCCGCCGGATCCGGCGCCCGCGGCGTGCTGGTGATCTGTCATGTGTCCATGGTGACGGGCGCGAGGGCCTGACGGGAGTCGGAACGACCCTGGCCGGACCCTGATATCGGCCCTGAGAGGGGCGGGGGAAGCGTTCGGAAGGCGCGCCGGTCGAAGATCAGGGGAGTCTCGGGGGCCAACCCTGATGCCCCCGCATCCTGGCCGTGTGACCATCGATGGCATGCCGGAAGCCGCAACAGCGCCCCTCGTCGAACCGCGGCCGCCGCGCAAGCTCTACCGCAGCAGTGACGGACGCTGGCTGGGTGGTGTGGCGCGGGGGCTCGCCGGGCACCTCGGGCTGCCCGTCATCTGGGTGCGGCTCGTCTTCGTCGGCCTGTTCATGGCGGACGGCCTCGGCGCCCTGCTGTACGCCGCGTTCTGGTTCTTCGTGCCGCTCGGCGTCGGCGGGGTCGGCGGCCAGCGGCCTCCGTCCCTGGTCTCCACCGAGACCTCGCCGGACGGCCGCCGCCGACTCGTGGCCCGCCGGCCGGACAAGGGTCAGATGGTGGCCCTGCTCCTCATGGTCGTCGTGGCCATGGTCTTCGTAGGCAACGTCAATGTGGGCAATGGCGCCAAGGCCTACCTCTGGCCGATCGTCCTCGTCGGCGCCGGGGTGGCGCTCGTCTGGCGCCAGGCGGACAACGCCCGCCGGGCCCGCTGGATGGAGGTGGGCCGCCGCCGGCGCACCCTGACACTGCTGCGTGCCGCGGGCGGAGTCCTCCTCGTCACCGCCGGTGTCACCGGCGTCTTCGTGCTCCAGGGTTCCGCAGCCCACCTCGGTTCCGTCCTCCAGGCGGCCCTCGCGGTCCTCGTCGGGATAACGCTCCTCGCGGGGCCGTATCTCGTCCGCATGACCCAGGACCTCTCCGAGGAGCGCCTGATGCGCATCCGCGCCCAGGAGCGCGCGGAGGTCGCGGCCCATGTCCACGACTCGGTGCTGCACACCCTGACCCTGATCCAGCGCAACGCGGAGAACGCGAGCGAGGTGCGCCGCCTCGCCCGCGCCCAGGAGCGCGACCTGCGCACCTGGCTCTACAAACCCGAGGGCACCGGCAAGGACGAGGCCGACGAACCCACCGACCTCGCCGACGCCGTGCGGCGCAACGCCGCCGAGGTCGAGGACAAGCACGGCGTCCCCATAGAGGTCGTGGTCGTCGGCGACTGCCCGCTCGACGAGAGAACCGGCGCGCAGATGCAGGCAGCGCGCGAGGCAATGGTGAACGCCGCCAAGTACGGTGGCGAGGGCGGCGCCGTACAGGTCTACGCCGAAGTCGAGGGCAGGACCGTCTTCGTGTCCGTGCGGGACCGCGGCCCCGGCTTCGACCTCGATTCGATACCCGCCGACCGGATGGGTGTCAGACAATCGATCATCGGCCGCATGGAGCGCCATGGCGGCACGGCCCGGCTGCGTGCGGTGCCGGGCGGCGGCACGGAGGTCGAGCTGCAGATGGAGAGGGCGGAGAAGACGTCATGAGTGACCCCACCGAGGCGAACACGGACCCTGTCGAGCCGACACCGGCCGAAGGCGCGGGCGGGCGGCACGTGCGCGTGGTCCTCGTCGACGACCACCGCATGTTCCGTACGGGCGTCCAGGCCGAGATCGGCCGGACCGAGGAGACCGGGGTCGAGGTTGTCGGGGAGGCCGCGGACGTCGACCAGGCCGTCACCGTCATCACCGCCACCCGCCCGGAGGTCGTCCTCCTCGACGTCCACCTCCCGGGCGGCGGCGGGGTCGAAGTGCTGCGCCGCTGCGCTCCGTTGATGGCCGACGCCGAGCAACCTGTCCGCTTCCTCGCCCTGTCCGTCTCGGACGCGGCGGAGGACGTGATCGGAGTGATCCGGGGCGGGGCGCGCGGCTATGTGACGAAGACGATCACCGGCACGGACCTCGTCAACTCGGTCTTCCGCGTCCAGGAGGGCGACGCCGTCTTCTCCCCGCGGCTGGCCGGGTTCGTCCTGGACGCCTTCGCCTCCACCGACGCCCCACCGGTCGACGAGGACATGGACCGCCTCACCCAGCGCGAGCGGGAGGTGCTGAGGCTCATCGCCCGCGGCTACGCCTACAAGGAGATCGCCAAGCAGCTGTTCATCTCGGTGAAGACGGTCGAGTCCCATGTGTCGGCGGTGCTGCGGAAGCTGCAGCTGTCCAACCGTCACGAGCTGACCCGGTGGGCGACGGCGCGACGGCTGGTCTGACGCTCACACCACCCGAGTGGCCCCCGCGAACGGCATCTCGTCGATGGGCGCCACCCGCACGGGTGCCGACGGGTTCGGGGCGTGGATCATGCGGCCGTTGCCGATGTACAGGCCGACGTGACTGATGCCGGAGTAAAAGAACACCAGGTCGCCAGGGAGGAGTTCGGAGCGGGAGACGCGCTGGCCGGCGCCGATCTGGGAGTAGGTCGTGCGGGGCAGGGAGATGCCCGCGGAGCGGTACGCGGCCTGGATGAGCCCCGAGCAGTCGAAGGCGTCCGGGCCGGTGGCACCCCACACGTAGGGGCTGCCGAGCTTGGCGTAGGCGTAGGAGACGGCCGCCGCGGCACGGGAGTTGGGGGCTTGCGCGGTGGCCGCGCTCGGCGGCGTCAGTTCGTCGCGCGTGCCGGTCGAGGCCCGTGAGGCGCGGGACCCGTTCTCCGCGAACTCCGCGCGGGTCCCGGCCGGCAGCTGGGACAGCAGCTTGCGTGCCGCGTCGAGCTTTGCGGTGATCGTCTTCTTGTGGCGCTTGAGCTCCGCCTGACGTGACGTGAGCGAGGTCAGTTCGATGTGTGCGGCCCCGCGCAGCTGCTCGATCTCCCGCAGTTGCCGGCGGACGTTCGCCACGGAGGTCGCCTGGCGGGCACCGGCCCGTTCGGCGAACTCGGCGCCGTCCAGGTAGTGGTCGGGGTCGTCGGAGAAGGCGAGCTGCATCGCGGGGTCGAGTCCACCGTCGCGGTACTGGGCCGCGGCGATCGAACCCAGTGCGTCCCGGGCCTCGTTGAGTCGCCCCGTCCTGCGTGCCGCCTCGTCCCGCAGGACGTCGAGGCGGGTCTCGGCCGCCTGCACCTTCTCCTTGGCGCCGTTGTACTTCTCGGTGGCGGCCTCCGCCTCCTGGTACAGCCGGTCCACCTTCGCCTTGACCTGCGTCGGCGAGAGCTGAGGCTCCGCGTGTCCGGTCCCGTCGAAGCCCGTCGCGGTGGCCGCCCCCGCGAGGGCGATCGTCGCTGCCGCGCGGACCGTATGGCCGCCGGCCGAGCGTGGGCGGGGCTTGCGGTGCACTGCCACGTGGACTGCACGTCCTTTCGTCGACCGCCTGCCCCGGGCCCATCGGTGCGCGTCCGGCGGCAGCCCACACAGGGGGAGCGGGCCGCCGCCGGACCCTTCTCGGCGGTGGTGGCCGACTGCCGCCCCTGGCCCGGGCGGCGGTGGGGAGCCGGTCACCTGGTGGAGGACGCTAAACCTGACTGTGTCCGGGAGGTAACGCGTTGTGCGGAAGTGCTGCCAGGGGATCGCTGGGTGACCGAAGGTGAGCGTGATCCCGGGACGGCGCCGTCGACTTCGCGCGGTGCGCTGACCGAAGTCATCATTTGCGGGCACTGGGGGGTGACGGGGTGCTATGGGCCGCATATATGCAAGCTCGGGTGATGCAAGATCGGGTCATGTGAGGCGGGGCGGTGTCGGGCCGGTGCCGGCTCCTGCATAAGCTCCGGCCTCATGGACGTACTCATCCATCTCTTCGTCGGCCTGCACATCATCGGCATCGCCTCACTGCTGGGCGGCTTCCTCACCCAGATGAAGGCGATGGGCCAGGGCACCGCCCGGTTCGTGCCCGCGATGCTGCACGGCGCCGCGACGATGCTGGTCACCGGGGTGATCCTGGTCGGCCTCAACCAGGCCGACGACCAGCACGTCAACAACATCAAGATCGGCGTGAAGCTGGCCCTGCTGATCGTGATCCTCGGCCTCGTCTATGTGAAGCGGGACGAAGAGAAGATCGACAAGAGCCTGTTCGGCCTGGTCGGGGCGCTGACCACGGCCAACATCTTCATCGCGGTCCTGTGGACCTGAGAGCGGCACGCTGCCGGGCGGCCGCTTTCGCGGTGACGGCCCGGTGGCGCACGCCGTAGCGCGGACTCGGCGGCCGGTACACACGCGTGCGGCGCCGAACGCATAGCGCGCGCCCGCCTGACAATCCGGAGACAGGGCGGCCCGTGCCCGGTAGGGCCTGTCCATGGGGGGCGTCTCAGGCCGGTCGCACCACGCTGTGGATCGCCGATTCGCCGTCGTAGTAGATCGACTCCTCACGGACGTACGCGCCCGGCTTCGGGGCGTGGATCATCATGCCGTTGCCGATGTACAGGCCGACGTGGCTGATGTCGTCGTAGAAGAAGACCAGGTCACCGGGCTGGGCGTCGGCCAGGGAGACCGTGGTGCCGGCGTCGGCCTGGCCGTAGGTGACGCGGGGGAGCGAGACGCCGACGGCCTTCCAGACGGCCTGGGTGAGGCCCGAGCAGTCGTAGGAGCCGGGGCCGGTGGCGCCCCAGACATAGGGCTTGCCGACCTGTGCGCGGGCGAAGGCAAGGGCTTTGGCGGCCTTGGTGGCGTACGAGGAGTCGGGCGCCGCCGACGTGCTCGGCGCGCTCTCCTGCGTCGCCCCACCGTGGGCGGCCTGCTCCGCGGCGGCCTGCTGCTGCGCCAGCTCGGCGGCCTTGCGGGCCGCCTCCTGCCGCTTCTCCTGCTCGATCGCCGCGAGGCGCGCCTTCTCCTGGGCGTTCAGCTCCGAGAGCAGCTCACGCGCGTGGGCGAGCTTCTTCTGGACCGTCGCCTTGGCGGTCCTCAGGTCGCTCTGTGTCTCGTTGAGCGTCGCAAGGCCCTGAGAGGCCTCCTGGCGCTTCTTCATCGTCGCCGACTGCTCGGACACGTAGTCGTCGACCGCGCCCTTCTGGCGGCTCGTCAAGCGGCCCATCAGCTGCGTCTGGTCGACGTAGTCCTGCGGGGTGTCGGCGAGCAGGAAGGTCGCCGTGTCGGGTGCGGCGGCGCCGGTGCGGTACTGGGCGGCGGCGAACGAACCGAGCTCCTCGCGCGCCTCGTTGAGCTTCTGGGTGCGCCGGGCGACATCGTCGAGGAGCGTGTCGACCTGCTTGCGCTGTCTGGCCGTCTTCTCCTTGGCCGAGTTGTAGCCGTCGGTCGCCGACTCGGCCTGCCGGTAGAGGTCGTCGATCTTCTTCTCGACCTCTTCGAGGCTCGGGTTGTCATCGCCGGCCGGCGCGGCGTTCGCCGACTGGGACAGCAGGGCCACGGAGGTGAGGGCGGCCGTCGCGAGGCCAGGGGTCCGTATGCCTGCTACGCGCGTTCCGGCGGGACGCGACTTGCGGTGCGACGCCAAGGGAGGCGACTCCTTCCAGTGCTCCGCCTACCGGGTTCGTGGCGGGGTCCCCCCAGGCTGTTCGGGCGCTGGGGAAGGGTTCGGGCGACGTACTTCGGAAGGTTTGCCCTACGGCGCTCCCGTGCGTGGGAGTCGGCCGATTCACCCCGTGTGCGGTGGGTTCCCGGCTCCGGGCGCTCCGCGGCGCTGCGGATTCGGCGGAGGCCGTGCGGCCCGGCGACGTTCGCCGGAGGGGGTCGTACGGCCTGTTCAGCACGGTAGCCAACTCGTGTGGTCCTTGTGAAGGTTGATGTTCGATATGCCCGATACGTTTTCGTGACCTTGGCCCCATCGGTCGCTCTGCGTGGCCGATACGCAGTGATCTGCGAAGAATGGTGCGCATTTTCGCCATGGCGGGGTGACAGTCGGTACGGCCGTGACGTGCGCCGTCGATCCTGGCGACGGCGAGGCCCGGAAGATCCCCGGTCCTGAGCGGTGTACGGCCACGGATTCCGCCGATGTTCTCAGGGCGGCGGCGGGCTGTCAGTGGCGCACCCTAGACTCGGAGAGCGATGAGCAGCCTCTTTGACGACAGCTTCCTGGCGGACCTCCAGACCCCTCGCGGGCACGTGGAGGAGCCTCCGCCGCCACCCGAGGACGAGCACGGACCGGAGACCGTTCCGGACGACCTGTTCGGCGGGAAGTTCGATGCGCCGCCGGACCGGGACGCGTACTACCGCGACGGCGCCCCCCGCCCGATGGTGGACCCGGCCGCGCTCCTGGACGGGCTGAACGAGAACCAGCGTGCGGCCGTCGTGCACTCCGGCACCCCGCTGCTCATCGTGGCCGGCGCCGGCTCCGGCAAGACCCGTGTGCTCACCCACCGCATCGCCCACCTCCTGGGCGAGCGGCATGTCCACCCGGGCCAGATCCTCGCGATCACCTTCACCAACAAGGCCGCGGGCGAGATGAAGGAGCGCGTCGAGCATCTCGTCGGCCCGCGCGCGAACGCGATGTGGGTGATGACCTTCCACAGCGCGTGTGTGCGGATCCTGCGGCGCGAGAGCAAGCGGCTCGGCTTCACCTCGTCGTTCTCGATCTACGACGCCGCCGACTCCAAGCGCCTCATGGCCCTCGTCTGCCGTGACCTGGACCTCGACCCCAAGCGGTTCCCGCCGAAGTCCTTCAGCGCCAAGATCAGCAACCTCAAGAACGAGCTGATCGACGAGGAGGACTTCGCCGCCCAGGCCACCGACGGCTTCGAGAAGACCCTCGCCCAGGCCTACGCCATGTACCAGTCCCGCCTCCGTGAGGCCAACGCGCTCGACTTCGACGACCTGATCATGACGACGGTCAACCTCCTGCGCGCCTTCCCGGATGTCGCCGAGCACTACCACCGCCGCTTCCGCCACGTCCTCGTCGACGAGTACCAGGACACCAACCACGCCCAGTACTCGCTGGTCAGGGAGCTGGTCGGGACCTCCGAGCACCCCGTGGACGTACCGCCCGCCGAGCATGACCTGCCGCCCGCCGAACTGTGCGTCGTGGGCGACGCCGACCAGTCGATCTACGCCTTCCGCGGCGCGACCATCCGCAACATCCTCCAGTTCGAGGAGGACTACCCGGAGGCGACGACGATCCTCCTGGAGCAGAACTACCGCTCCACCCAGACGATCCTCACCGC
This is a stretch of genomic DNA from Streptomyces sp. NBC_00285. It encodes these proteins:
- a CDS encoding DoxX family protein, which gives rise to MTHSFRTDTHAPYYDEEPSWRDNISQYALLPLRIFLGVTFIYAGLDKLTDSAFMKGSGAGSVGDMMRSVRDSSAVPALIDLSLKNPVGFGYAIAFGELAVGIGTLLGILARLAALGGALISLSLWLTVSWASDPYYYGNDLAYLMAWLPLVLAGAAVFSVDAALRTRRRQRAGGYR
- a CDS encoding PspC domain-containing protein, which translates into the protein MTDHQHAAGAGSGGGPDPSTGPGAGPPADTGERSRAHGRAGARKEGGTTAGTAAGTRGGRPPFGAEPTDERNPPGKPANPGTPAPGTAQDPTPAPTPLRFRRDRPHKVLAGVCAGLGRQCDMDPVIFRITLTVLSATGGIGLIFYGFAWLLVPYEDEDENEVRKLLTGRVDGQALTGVLFALVGCGVFLTMLSNTGVLTFAVVLSLLLAGAGYWSRNRGTPDPDPLSAQAVADAPPEAQAPPVPVGSHSWWRDPIVKDGTHVGGTGYLWGPRDSRERDIAAAVSIGLGIPWSRREDTRAALVRQPTPRGPRWIGGWVFLLALLAGAVGTTATWERHPLGTSLQTGLACALIVFGLGMAVSSFLGRTGAGSVFLAIITAGLLATSAALPRDVTTHWVRTTWTPAAVTDVRQDYELGTGVGTLDLTHLDVAKGRTVAAQADVGVGRLVVIVPPEVTVKASIDVGVGDMQLPGDEQADVDVEPGKHKEITLSPTSGTKSAGTLDLDLRVGIGQAEVRRAAS
- a CDS encoding ATP-binding protein: MPPHPGRVTIDGMPEAATAPLVEPRPPRKLYRSSDGRWLGGVARGLAGHLGLPVIWVRLVFVGLFMADGLGALLYAAFWFFVPLGVGGVGGQRPPSLVSTETSPDGRRRLVARRPDKGQMVALLLMVVVAMVFVGNVNVGNGAKAYLWPIVLVGAGVALVWRQADNARRARWMEVGRRRRTLTLLRAAGGVLLVTAGVTGVFVLQGSAAHLGSVLQAALAVLVGITLLAGPYLVRMTQDLSEERLMRIRAQERAEVAAHVHDSVLHTLTLIQRNAENASEVRRLARAQERDLRTWLYKPEGTGKDEADEPTDLADAVRRNAAEVEDKHGVPIEVVVVGDCPLDERTGAQMQAAREAMVNAAKYGGEGGAVQVYAEVEGRTVFVSVRDRGPGFDLDSIPADRMGVRQSIIGRMERHGGTARLRAVPGGGTEVELQMERAEKTS
- a CDS encoding response regulator transcription factor; this translates as MSDPTEANTDPVEPTPAEGAGGRHVRVVLVDDHRMFRTGVQAEIGRTEETGVEVVGEAADVDQAVTVITATRPEVVLLDVHLPGGGGVEVLRRCAPLMADAEQPVRFLALSVSDAAEDVIGVIRGGARGYVTKTITGTDLVNSVFRVQEGDAVFSPRLAGFVLDAFASTDAPPVDEDMDRLTQREREVLRLIARGYAYKEIAKQLFISVKTVESHVSAVLRKLQLSNRHELTRWATARRLV
- a CDS encoding C40 family peptidase produces the protein MAVHRKPRPRSAGGHTVRAAATIALAGAATATGFDGTGHAEPQLSPTQVKAKVDRLYQEAEAATEKYNGAKEKVQAAETRLDVLRDEAARRTGRLNEARDALGSIAAAQYRDGGLDPAMQLAFSDDPDHYLDGAEFAERAGARQATSVANVRRQLREIEQLRGAAHIELTSLTSRQAELKRHKKTITAKLDAARKLLSQLPAGTRAEFAENGSRASRASTGTRDELTPPSAATAQAPNSRAAAAVSYAYAKLGSPYVWGATGPDAFDCSGLIQAAYRSAGISLPRTTYSQIGAGQRVSRSELLPGDLVFFYSGISHVGLYIGNGRMIHAPNPSAPVRVAPIDEMPFAGATRVV
- a CDS encoding C40 family peptidase, with protein sequence MASHRKSRPAGTRVAGIRTPGLATAALTSVALLSQSANAAPAGDDNPSLEEVEKKIDDLYRQAESATDGYNSAKEKTARQRKQVDTLLDDVARRTQKLNEAREELGSFAAAQYRTGAAAPDTATFLLADTPQDYVDQTQLMGRLTSRQKGAVDDYVSEQSATMKKRQEASQGLATLNETQSDLRTAKATVQKKLAHARELLSELNAQEKARLAAIEQEKRQEAARKAAELAQQQAAAEQAAHGGATQESAPSTSAAPDSSYATKAAKALAFARAQVGKPYVWGATGPGSYDCSGLTQAVWKAVGVSLPRVTYGQADAGTTVSLADAQPGDLVFFYDDISHVGLYIGNGMMIHAPKPGAYVREESIYYDGESAIHSVVRPA